A stretch of Coccidioides posadasii str. Silveira chromosome 2, complete sequence DNA encodes these proteins:
- a CDS encoding uncharacterized protein (EggNog:ENOG410QE3U~COG:K) produces MEQSFRQPRVPADVQGLHLLPAAQGKMRTRREQGARDPARSTVSKMPTRTAELSIQRRSRVVTEKEDTTSGEQQPSLTGSPQIPGVPASAAGTPGSASLHSSAITDAETPASTSTHPSNAAAPLPMQYEPTGAASTPANMSTSSTSPLTSTMAPRPDPASDPGASSGLASSVMRTVVSSGNDALNILFQAAAQEQGASIGDMSTNSRAAALGQTAQPMQQTHGTPGSTTSLGMATTVSDPAHLSPAEPEVVAVWDSCRFVKMGWFSSREAVTYIDLFFKNMAPLSPILSNFYSHHRNHYWLITQEPVLCCTILMISSRYHTLPGVGGASRGFFIHQRLWQHCQHLIMRVMLGQEKGSKAKTRTVGTIEALLLMSEWHPRSLHFPPESDGWDSDLMMTSPDHITSAISPDMSVSAPNRWLEDVIEPARRSDRMSWMLLGSGLTLAHELGIFDADDSRARSMISSPEMESQGVDINLRRCRIQQLLYVFINQLASRLGCMSLMPQSLNHAVLAPFSQPALQMGDEWHSFMNSWIELTKLSKSVTDMFFPSASLTRQQFHSGRYIGLLDHFRPLLSQWRQKHLDTRHLSPPFRDMIFIEYQFTRVYTNSIGMQAVVERLLAESDPDSALDEVRQTNVDDIDYEFIQEVIDGSCHILQKVITLAETGALRFSPVRIFLRVTSSSIFLLKALSLGVRNAKLQESLEILTRSIQALRSSSLDDIHLGSRYATLLESLITRLRRSFVLSNKRTSRGTTRPSSVRPPADLHSSAGQPDVGHMTGNGGGQMEISNPVFDDQILSLNDINADDWLSLPFDPSMAPFGDGGNQLWSGFEGSNLNFIWNLPS; encoded by the exons ATGGAGCAGAGCTTCCGGCAACCGCGAGTTCCTGCGGACGTACAAGGCTTGCATCTCTTGCCGGCAGCGCAAGGCAAAATGCGAACTCGGCGGGAACAGGGAGCGCGGGATCCCGCCCGGTCCACCGTGTCTAAGATGCCGACGCGAACAGCGGAACTGTCTATTCAGCGAAGATCGCGCGTGGTCACGGAAAAAGAAGA TACAACTTCCGGCGAGCAACAGCCGTCCCTGACAGGCTCGCCCCAAATACCCGGCGTTCCCGCCAGCGCGGCAGGCACTCCGGGCAGCGCATCGCTTCACTCATCAGCCATCACGGACGCCGAAACACCCGCATCAACGTCAACGCACCCTTCCAACGCAGCTGCTCCGCTGCCGATGCAATATGAGCCCACCGGCGCGGCAAGTACTCCGGCCAACATGAGCACCAGCAGCACCTCGCCCTTAACCTCCACGATGGCCCCTCGCCCGGACCCTGCGTCGGACCCTGGTGCCTCCAGCGGTCTCGCGAGCTCCGTCATGCGTACCGTGGTCTCCAGCGGGAACGATGCGCTGAATATCCTCTTCCAGGCCGCGGCCCAAGAGCAAGGGGCCAGTATCGGGGACATGTCGACGAACTCGAGGGCTGCTGCTTTGGGCCAGACTGCTCAGCCCATGCAGCAGACCCACGGGACCCCCGGGTCGACGACATCCCTGGGGATGGCGACGACGGTGTCCGATCCTGCACACTTGTCGCCTGCGGAACCTGAGGTTGTGGCGGTTTGGGATTCTTGCCGATTTGTCAAGATGGGCTGGTTCTCGTCGAGGGAGGCCGTGACGTATATTGATCT ATTCTTCAAGAACATGGCGCCGCTGTCGCCGATATTGTCGAACTTCTATTCGCACCATCGTAACCACTACTGGCTGATCACCCAGGAGCCCGTCCTCTGCTGCACCATCTTAATGATCTCCTCACGGTATCACACGCTGCCAGGTGTGGGTGGGGCTTCGAGAGGGTTCTTCATTCATCAACGGCTGTGGCAGCACTGTCAGCATTTAATCATGCGAGTCATGCTCGGCCAGGAGAAGGGATCGAAGGCGAAGACTCGGACAGTTGGCACGATCGAAGCGCTCCTGTTGATGTCCGAGTGGCACCCCCGATCTCTGCACTTTCCACCCGAGAGTGACGGCTGGGATTCGGACCTGATGATGACATCCCCAGATCATATTACCTCTGCTATCAGTCCCGACATGTCCGTATCGGCTCCGAATCGTTGGCTTGAAGATGTTATTGAGCCGGCAAGGCGGTCCGATCGGATGTCGTGGATGCTCCTCGGTTCTGGGCTGACGTTAGCACACGAGCTTGGAATATTCGACGCGGATGACTCTCGAGCCAGGAGCATGATATCAAGCCCGGAAATGGAAAGCCAGGGCGTCGATATCAATCTTCGCCGATGCCGCATCCAACAACTGCTCTACGTTTTCATTAATCAGCTAGCTTCACGGCTCGGATGCATGTCGCTCATGCCACAGAGTCTGAATCATGCTGTCCTGGCACCGTTTTCTCAACCTGCTCTTCAGATGGGTGACGAATGGCATTCGTTTATGAATTCTTGGATCGAACTTACGAAGCTTTCAAAGTCCGTTACGGATATGTTCTTTCCGTCTGCGTCTTTGACGCGCCAGCAGTTCCACAGCGGTCGGTATATTGGGCTTTTGGATCATTTTCGCCCATTACTATCACAGTGGCGGCAGAAGCATCTGGATACGCGAC ATTTGTCCCCGCCTTTCCGTGACATGATTTTCATAGAATACCAGTTTACCCGAGTATACACGAATTCAATTGGCATGCAAGCAGTTGTAGAACGACTCCTCGCTGAATCAGACCCAGACTCCGCCCTGGATGAAGTCCGCCAAACGAACGTGGACGACATTGATTACGAGTTTATCCAAGAAGTCATCGATGGTTCATGCCACATCCTCCAGAAAGTCATTACGCTTGCGGAAACGGGGGCGCTGCGGTTTTCACCTGTCAGGATATTCCTTCGAGTAACAAGCTCTTCCATCTTCCTCCTTAAGGCTCTCAGCCTGGGTGTACGCAACGCAAAACTACAGGAGTCCCTCGAGATATTAACTAGAAGTATTCAAGCGTTAAGGTCCAGCTCTCTTGATGACATCCATCTTGGATCCAGATATGCGACGctccttgaatctctcattaCCCGGCTTCGGCGTAGCTTTGTCCtgtccaacaagagaactagTCGGGGCACCACAAGACCATCGTCTGTACGACCGCCGGCGGATCTCCACAGTTCAGCGGGCCAGCCCGACGTAGGCCATATGACGGGGAATGGCGGTGGACAAATGGAAATTTCAAATCCGGTGTTTGACGATCAGATACTGTCGCTGAACGATATCAACGCAGATGATTGGCTTTCGTTGCCTTTCGATCCGTCAATGGCGCCATTTGGAGATGGTGGAAATCAGCTCTGGTCTGGCTTCGAAGGATCGAATCTGAATTTTATATGGAATTTACCTTCTTGA
- a CDS encoding uncharacterized protein (EggNog:ENOG410PR6T~COG:S) — MPPQLQFNPTTNEPFLSVPIPSAPNGPGTTSHIIITPYRPDQDVEPILTSLNDPIIYKWLRTPPVPYTREHAEEWIRLCKGSSDKLIPEIEEWQRGERKWLSGCPVRAIREVRQTKDGQVEEVLLGDVGIIRYAFDDTLDESEREEMKRINDEREVGDERTIWTLGDWLASTHHGKGIMSAVVRVIMDWAMANLNVHHMKVHASVGNIGSCRVFEKNGFTLTDTVHDAFTLPEIKGGGKASFYTLRWARSTE, encoded by the exons ATGCCGCCCCAACTCCAATTCAACCCCACCACCAACGAACCCTTCCTCTCAGTCCCCATCCCATCTGCCCCCAATGGCCCGGGTACCACGAGCCATATAATCATCACCCCCTACCGCCCTGACCAAGATGTAGAACCTATACTCACATCTCTAAACGATCCCATCATCTACAAGTGGTTAAGAACTCCACCGGTGCCATATACGCGCGAACACGCGGAAGAGTGGATCAGATTGTGCAAAGGGAGCTCAGACAAGCTCATTCCGGAGATCGAGGAATGGCAACGCGGCGAGAGGAAATGGCTGAGCGGGTGTCCCGTCAGAGCGATCAGGGAGGTTCGACAGACCAAAGACGGACAGGTTGAGGAGGTGTTGCTGGGAGATGTCGGCATTATCAGATATGCATTTGACGACACCCTGGACGAGAGCGAAAGGGAAGAGATGAAGCGAATTAATGACGAGAGAGAAGTAGGAGACGAGAGAACCATCTGGACTCTTGGAG ATTGGCTTGCGTCAACGCACCACGGGAAAGGAATCATGAGTGCTGTCGTTAGAGTCATAATGGACTGGGCCATGGCGAACCTGAACGTCCACCATATGAAAGTCCATGCTAGTGTTGGGAATATCGGCAGCTGTAGGGTGTTTGAGAAGAATGGATTTACGCTCACCGACACGGTCCACGATGCCTTTACACTTCCGGAAATCAAGGGTGGTGGGAAGGCAAGCTTCTACACTTTGCGGTGGGCCAGAAGCACAGAGTGA